The proteins below are encoded in one region of Lactuca sativa cultivar Salinas chromosome 3, Lsat_Salinas_v11, whole genome shotgun sequence:
- the LOC111905222 gene encoding indole-3-pyruvate monooxygenase YUCCA6 has translation MSCLRELEGKMAHDHHFINQGLGLRRRVWVPGPVIVGAGPSGLAAAACLKDKGVPSIVLERSNCIASLWQFRTYDRLRLHLPKKFCELPLMPFPDDFPMYPSKQQFVEYLEAYAKRFGIKPVFEQEVESAGYDESVGLWRVKSVGLKGEEMEYVCRWLVVATGENAEAVVPDIKGIENFRGEVRHTAEYRSGSDFRGKKVLVVGCGNSGMEVSLDLCNHDAHPSLVVRNAVHVLPREMLGRSTFGLSMWLLKWLPIRLVDRFLLIMSWMIFGSTGSFGLDRPQVGPLELKSKTGKTPVLDVGTLAKIKSGHIKVHPSIQSVGHHSVQFANGRIENFDAIILATGYKSNTPSWLKEKDMFSEKDGMPRKPFPHGWKGERGLYAVGFTRRGLFGSSADAKRVSEDIENFWKAEAKHLAMTIGRSFTFQP, from the exons ATGAGTTGTTTAAGGGAATTGGAAGGTAAAATGGCTCATGATCATCACTTTATTAACCAAGGCCTTGGTCTGAGACGCCGTGTATGGGTACCTGGTCCGGTCATCGTCGGGGCTGGACCATCTGGGCTTGCGGCGGCTGCCTGTTTGAAGGATAAAGGGGTGCCCAGCATCGTGTTGGAGAGATCGAATTGTATAGCTTCGCTTTGGCAATTCAGAACATATGATCGCCTCCGGTTACATCTTCCCAAGAAGTTCTGTGAACTTCCGTTGATGCCCTTCCCTGATGATTTTCCGATGTACCCATCCAAACAACAGTTTGTGGAGTATTTGGAGGCCTATGCCAAACGATTTGGGATCAAGCCGGTTTTCGAGCAGGAGGTGGAGAGTGCAGGGTATGATGAGAGTGTAGGGTTGTGGAGAGTGAAGAGTGTAGGGTTGAAAGGAGAAGAGATGGAGTATGTTTGCCGGTGGTTGGTGGTGGCCACCGGGGAGAATGCGGAGGCGGTGGTGCCGGACATCAAAGGGATTGAGAATTTTCGTGGAGAGGTACGACACACGGCGGAGTATAGAAGTGGGAGTGATTTTAGAGGGAAGAAAGTGTTGGTTGTTGGTTGTGGGAATTCGGGAATGGAAGTGTCTTTGGATCTTTGCAATCATGATGCTCATCCTTCTCTTGTTGTTAGAAATGCT GTTCATGTCCTACCACGAGAGATGCTGGGAAGATCGACTTTTGGGCTGTCCATGTGGTTGCTCAAGTGGTTACCCATAAGACTCGTTGATCGGTTTCTTTTGATCATGTCATGGATGATTTTTGGAAGCACCGGTAGTTTTGGACTTGATCGGCCCCAAGTAGGACCCCTTGAGCTCAAAAGCAAGACCGGAAAAACACCGGTTTTGGATGTAGGAACCCTAGCCAAGATCAAAAGTGGACACATTAAG GTGCATCCAAGCATTCAAAGTGTGGGGCATCATAGTGTACAATTTGCGAATGGAAGAATAGAAAATTTTGATGCTATCATTTTAGCAACAGGGTACAAAAGCAATACGCCCTCTTGGTTAAAG GAAAAGGACATGTTCTCAGAAAAAGATGGTATGCCTCGGAAACCCTTTCCACATGGTTGGAAAGGTGAACGTGGGCTATATGCAGTAGGGTTCACTAGACGTGGTTTGTTTGGTTCATCTGCGGATGCAAAACGAGTATCTGAAGATATAGAAAATTTTTGGAAAGCAGAAGCCAAACATCTGGCCATGACCATCGGACGATCATTCACATTTCAACCCTAG